In Leisingera methylohalidivorans DSM 14336, a single genomic region encodes these proteins:
- a CDS encoding site-specific DNA-methyltransferase, giving the protein MTLSFAPDAIEMWPLAKLQPYAKNAKAHGADQVAKIAASMAEFGWTVPCLVADDGELIAGHGRVLAATQLGLTEAPVIVLGHLTEAQRRAYRIADNKLTELGTWDEALLSAELNDLLAEDYDLSLIGFDDAELEALLAGEVDPETAFQEGENDVQEAPETPISRPGDLWVLGKHRLLCGDATVATDVERLLGDVTPLLMVTDPPYGVEYDPGWRNKAGAAATKRTGKVLNDDRADWREAWTLFPGDVAYVWHGALHATTVAESLEASGFNIRSQIIWAKDRLVLSRGDYHWQHEPCLYAVKKTGKGHWAGDRKQTTLWQISNKDQDAETVHGTQKPVECMRRPILNNSSPGQAVYEPFMGSGTTLIAAETTSRVCLGIELNPAYVDVAVQRWQQFTGQAAVLDGTGESFAKAEAKHLPVAPTS; this is encoded by the coding sequence ATGACTCTGAGCTTTGCCCCGGACGCGATCGAGATGTGGCCGCTGGCCAAGCTCCAGCCCTATGCGAAGAACGCGAAGGCGCATGGGGCGGACCAGGTGGCGAAGATCGCCGCCAGCATGGCAGAGTTCGGCTGGACCGTGCCGTGCCTCGTCGCCGACGACGGAGAATTGATCGCGGGCCATGGCCGGGTACTTGCTGCCACGCAACTGGGGCTGACCGAGGCTCCGGTGATCGTGCTGGGCCATCTGACCGAGGCGCAACGCCGGGCGTACCGGATCGCGGACAACAAGCTGACGGAACTCGGGACCTGGGATGAGGCGCTGCTGTCGGCCGAGCTGAACGACCTGCTGGCCGAGGACTACGATCTGTCGCTGATCGGTTTCGACGATGCCGAACTCGAAGCGCTGTTGGCCGGCGAGGTCGATCCGGAAACTGCCTTCCAAGAGGGCGAGAACGATGTTCAGGAGGCCCCCGAGACCCCGATCAGCCGTCCCGGCGATCTCTGGGTGCTCGGCAAGCATCGGTTGCTCTGCGGGGACGCGACGGTGGCAACAGACGTCGAGCGTCTGCTCGGCGATGTGACACCGCTGCTGATGGTGACCGATCCGCCCTATGGCGTCGAATACGATCCCGGTTGGCGCAACAAGGCGGGAGCGGCCGCGACCAAGCGCACCGGCAAGGTGCTGAATGACGACCGCGCGGATTGGCGCGAGGCCTGGACGCTATTCCCGGGCGACGTGGCCTATGTCTGGCACGGCGCGCTGCATGCGACGACGGTTGCGGAAAGCCTCGAGGCCTCCGGCTTCAACATCCGCTCCCAAATAATCTGGGCCAAGGATCGCCTGGTGCTGAGCCGTGGCGATTATCACTGGCAGCACGAACCCTGCCTTTATGCCGTGAAGAAAACCGGCAAGGGCCATTGGGCCGGCGACCGCAAGCAGACGACGCTCTGGCAGATATCCAACAAGGATCAGGACGCGGAAACCGTGCACGGGACCCAGAAGCCCGTCGAATGCATGCGCCGGCCGATCCTCAACAATTCCAGCCCGGGCCAGGCGGTCTACGAGCCCTTCATGGGATCGGGAACCACGCTGATCGCGGCGGAAACCACGAGCCGTGTGTGCCTCGGGATCGAGCTGAACCCTGCCTATGTCGATGTCGCGGTCCAGCGCTGGCAGCAATTCACCGGCCAGGCGGCCGTGCTGGACGGGACCGGCGAAAGCTTCGCGAAAGCTGAGGCCAAGCATCTGCCTGTGGCCCCGACTTCGTAG